The DNA region CCGCCTGCGTGATCAGCTCGGCCGTCGCATTGCTCATTGGCGTCGGCGTCGCAAATGCTGAAGCCGCCACCTACGGCTACTGCTCCGGCTGCACAATCAACGGGAATGGCGGCTCGGTGACAGCGGGCATATCTCGCTACATCACATCCAACTACGTCCACCGTCTTTCCGGCCCGTCCGGCGGGGTCACAATCGGTGCGCGGGCGTTCTACACGGACAACGGATCGTGGGGCAACTTCGTCTATTCGACGTCCACGGAAGTCACCCACGGCTACTCAGGTAGTCGGCCCGCCCGTGGGTCCGCTTCGAACTTCGGCGCTGGCAACTACGGGTTCAACGCCCACGTCCTCTATTAGCACTCGCACGCAGAATCCCAGGAGCAAAGACGATGAAACCTCGAAACTTTTCCATCTTCGTGACGATCGCATGCGCGGTTGCAATCGGTGCATTTTGGATCAATACGGCTGGTGCAGGAGTGGAATCCAAACGTGAAGCCCCAGTGAGGGTGTCCTCGCTGACTGAGCCCTTCAGCCCAACCAGTGCCCAGCGGTACGAGCTGCGGCGGCTTCGCCAACAGCTGCGACGGGCGAACGCTGCGTCTATCGCGTCCACGATAGAGATCCCCAACGCGAGACCGGTGCCGCTTCCGAATGATCTCGGGACCGCGTGGGTGGCAAGCGCTCCTGACGGAGGTGTCTGCACATTCATCCCCGATCCGCTCGGCGGGTTCGGATCCAGTTGCGCAACTCAAGCGGACCTGCGATCCGGGGGTGCGATCACCGTTCTGGGTGGTGCTGGCGAGCTGAACGACCAGGCGGTCGCCGTGCTGGTGGTGCCAGACGGTGGCCCCACCCCGGTCGTCACGTCGCCAGACGGCACGCAGCGTGCCGAGCCGGTGCCCGGTGTTGGCGCGACCCTCGTTCCGGAGGAATCGCGCTTGCGGATCGGCGGTGTGAGCCTTCGTGTGCCGATGGCGGACGCCCCATGAGCTGACCCCATGACGCTGCCCGGGAGTATCGTCCGTACGCGATGAACCCGAACTTTGGCGACTTTCAACTAGAGATCTATCTGGCCGGCCTGAACGGCGCAAAGCCCGAGCATCCGATGACGTTTGCGGACCTCGCGGCTCGCGCCGAGGCCGCACTCCCGACTGAGATCTTCTCCTACGTTGCCGGTGGTGCCGGAAACGAGCACACCCAACGTCACAACGTCGAAGCCTTCGACCGGTACGCGCTGATTCCGCGGATGCTCGCCGGCGCGGCCGATCGTGACCTCTCGATCGAGCTATTCGGAATGAAGCTTCCGACTCCACTCCTTCTGGCACCAGTTGGAGTGATCGGGCTCTGCGATCCAGACGGCCACGGCGACCAGGTCACGGCCCGCGCGTCGGCCGCAACCGGCGTTCCGATGATCGCGTCGACCTTGACGGCGGATCCGATGGAGGATGTTGCGCCCCTGGCCGGTGAGACACCCGGGCTCTTCCAGCTCTACACCCCGGCCGACCGTGATCTCGCCGCCAGCTTCGTGAAGCGGGCCGAGGCCGTTGGCTACAAGGGGATCATCGTCACGCTCGACACGCAGATCCTTGGCTGGCGCCCGCGCGACCTTGGGCTGGGGTCCTTCCCGCAACTGCGAGGCCTGTGCCTTGAAAACTACTTCTCCGACCCGATCTTTCGGGCGAAGCTTGAGAAGTCGCCCGAGGAAGACCCGATGGCGGCCGCCCTGCACTGGGCGCTCGGCTTTTCTGACGCTTCGCTGGGTTGGGATGATCTCGCATGGTTGCGGTCGCTCACAGATCTACCTCTGATCCTTAAGGGCATTTGCCACCCGGAAGACGTCCATCGAGCAATCGACGGCGGCGTGGACGGAATCTACTGCTCAAACCACGGCGGTCGCCAAGCCAACGGCGGCCTCGCCGCGATCGACGTCCTCGCAGATGTCGTAGAGGCAGCCGGGGACGCTCCGGTGATATTCGACTCAGGTGTACGCGCCGGCGAACACGTCGTCAAGGCGCTTGCCCTGGGGGCGACTGCCATCGGGATCGGCCGGCCCTATGCCTATGGACTGGCCGCCGGTGGCGAGTCCGGGATCGTCCACGTCTTGCGATCGCTGCTCGCCGAGACAGACCTGCTCATGGCCGTCGATGGCTACGCCTCGATCGCAGACCTGACGCCAGAGGCGCTGGTCAAGACCTGAAGGCATAGACGCATGGCGCACGACTGCGGCCGACCTGTAGTCTGGAAAAGCCATGTGCCGCATATTTGGAACGGTCTCATCGGATCCGATTTCGATCCGACATGAATTGGTCGAAGCGACCAATCCGATGATCCGCTTGTCTGAAGATCACGACTCTGGCTGGGGGGTCTGCGCGTACCCGCAGGTGGGAAGCGCGGCACCGCTGTCAGAGCGATTCGCAAATTCCGCGCACTCGGATAGTCGCTTCGACGTGGCAACCCAACTGAGCGGACGAATCTTCAACGCGCACGTGCGCCGCGCCACGCTCGGCGGCGTCAGCAGCGAGAACACCCACCCCTTCGAGTTTGGACCGTACAGCTTCTCACACAACGGCACCGTTCTCGGGTACCGCAATCTGCTGCGGCCGGGCATGGGCGATCCAGTGGGTCAGACCGACTCGGAATGCTTTTTCATGCGTTTGATGAGCGATTTTGATCCGGTGGACCCAGTGCGCTCACTGCGCAGTACGATCGCGGCGCTGGTCGCTGGCCATACATTCTCTGGTCTGAATTTCCTCTTCAGTGACGGACTCAAGCTCTACGCCTACAAACTTGGCATCTTCGATCTCTACTGGGCGACCAGACCGGGCGTTGCGCTGGTTGCGAGCGAACCGCTGACCAGGGAGCGCTGGCACAGCGTCCAGCAGGACGTTCTGCTCACGCTTGACCCCGAGTCCCCCGAGGATTTGATCGGCGAGCGGCTCTTGGGAGACGAGCTTGTAGAGGTCGCTCAGATCCAGAAATTGGAGCCCGACGCATCGATGCGCGGGGCTGAACGAGGCGAATGGGCCGCCAATTTTGCGCTTGAAGTCGCTCACAATCCCGCAAGCACGCCTGCCTGACAAGAGACAGCGGGGCGAGCCGCGATAATCAGCGGCTCATGGAATCCGTCTCCAGGGTCAAACTCGGTGCAGCCAAGAGCATCGGCGCCGCAAGTCGGTTCAGCGGTCGTGGCGGTGGCACGTCCCTGCCCGGCAGAGTCTTGCTGCGCCTGCAGGATGACGCAATCGCGCGGCTCTCGAGCGAGCTGCCCCGCGGTGCCGTCGTGATCTCCGCGACCAACGGCAAAACCACCACCGCGTCGCTCCTCGCAAGCGTGCTCGGCAGGTCACGGATTCCCGTCGTGCACAACCGAGCCGGCGCGAACATGGCTGGCGGCGTGGCCACGGCGTTGCTCGACGCGACGAAGAAGGGTCAGGTCCAGGGCGAGATCGGCTTGTTCGAGGTCGACGAGGCCTGGACCGCGCGGATCGTGGAGCAGACCCAGCCCTCAGTCCTTGTGCTGGCCAATCTGTTTCGCGATCAGCTCGATCGTTACGGCGAGCTCGAGACACTGGCCGATTCCTGGCAGCAGATGATCTCGGTCCTTCCGCCAGAGACCCGGGTGGTGCTCAACGCCGACGATCCCCTGCTCGCGGGACTGGGCGCCGGGCGCGAGAACACGCTCTATTTCGGCCTTACAGACACCTCTCACGCCGAACCGGTGCCGCGACACGCCGCTGATTCAAAGTTCTGCCGCGTATGCGGCGCGCCGCTGGAATATGACGCAGTGCAGCTTGGGCACCTTGGTATCTACCGCTGCCCGAACGGCGACTTCGCGCGACCGGAGCCACAAATCGCCGCGACGAAGATCACGACCCACGGCATGGATGGGAGTGAGTTCACGATCTCGACTCCCGACGGACCGATCGATGCCGAGCTGCCGATCCCGGGCCTGTACAACGTTTACAACGCCGTGGCCGCCACCGCGGCCGCGCATGCGCTCGACCTGAGCGCGGGCGCGATCGCGGGTGGCCTCGCCGCCGCCCGCGCTGTGTTTGGACGAGTCGAGACGCTGCAGATCGCGGGGCACTCCGTCGCCCTGATGTTGATCAAGAATCCCACCGGCGCAAACGAAGTCCTGCGCACGATTTCCGAAGAGGCTCCCCCATTCGACATCTGGGTCGCCCTCAACGACAAAATCGCCGACGGGCGCGACGTCTCGTGGATATGGGACGCTGACTTTGAGATGCTCGCCGGAAAGGTCCGGATGATCACCTGCTCGGGAACGCGTGCGGAGGAGATGGCGCTTCGTCTTGCCTATGCGGGGATCGATCGCTCCCTCATAGTCGTCGAACGCGCGATCGAGAGGTCATTCGATGCGGCCGTCGCGGAGGCCGTTCGCGCCGCCACTCCGATCTTCGCCCTCCCGACGTACACCGCATTGATCGAGTTGCGTACGGCGATCGCCAAGCGCGGCGATGCGCCGACCTACTGGGGTGGCTGATGGCAGGCGGACCGACACTGCGGGTGTGCGTGCTCTACCCGTCGCGGATGAACATCTACGCGGACCGCGGCAACACGCTGCTGCTCCAGCACCGCTGCGAGGCGCGCGGAATTGGCTTTGAGCTGACCGCATCCGAGGCGGGCGAGCACGTCGACCCTGCCGCGCACGACCTGTTCTACATCGGCGGCGGGCAGGACTCCGATCAGGTGCGGATCGCCGAGGACATGCGCGCGACCAAGCGCGCAGCCCTGGCCTCGGCAGCCGACGACGGCAAAGTGATCCTCGCGGTCTGCGGCGGATACCAGCTGCTCGGCGAGTACTACGAGCTGAGCGACAGAAGAAGGGTCGAAGGCCTTGGGATAGTTGATCTCCGCACCGTCAGGGAACCGGGCGAGCGCTTGATCGGCAACGTGATCATTGAGTTTGATGTTGACGGATCCCCTCGGATCCTCGCGGGGTTCGAGAATCACGGCGGACGCACGTACCTCGAACCGGGGTGCAACCCGCTCGGAAAGGTTCTCAAGGGGCACGGAAACAACGGCAAGGACGCGCACGAAGGCGCGCACATGAACAACGTGTTCGGCACCTACCTGCACGGACCGCTCCTGCCGAAGAACGCATGGTTTGCTGACCACCTGACCCGCCTCGCGCTTGGATCAGACACAGAACTCGAACCACTCGAGGACGGACTCGAGAGCCAGGCTCATGCGAGCGCAATTCGCGCAGCCGGCGGCAATTCAAACCTTGCCAAGCTCTCCAAATGACGATCCCGTTCGCCGCCGCAGCTGACGACGTCTCCGCGGCACTGCTCGCGCTCTTCATCCTGCTTCTCGCGGCCAAGCTCGGCGAGGAGATCTGTCGTCGCCTGCAGCAGCCGGTGGTGATCGGTGAAATCCTCGCTGGCACGATCGTCGGCTCGTCGGTGCTTGGCCTCGTCAGCATCGACACCGTGCTCAGCGTTTTCGCGGAATTGGGCGTGATCTTCCTGCTCTTCTGGGTCGGACTCGAGACGAAACTCGGGGACATCAGATCCGTTGGCAAATCGGCGACGCTTGTTGGCGTGTTTGGCGTCGTGATCCCCGTCGCCGTCGGAATCGGCGGTGCCTTCGCGCTCGGCGCGTCAACCTCAACCGCCGTGTTCGTCGGTGCGGCGTTGGCAGCTACGAGCGTCGGAATCACCTCGGCCATTCTCGTTGAGCTAGATCTCCAGGGTGGCCCAGCCGGTCGCACGATTCTCGGCGCTGCGGTGATCGACGACATCCTCGCGTTACTGATTCTGGCCCTCGCGGTGGGTCTTGCCAGTGAAGGCGGGATCAGTTTCGACGAGATCGCGCTCCTCCTCGGGCTATCCACTCTCTTCCTGCTCTTCTTCGGCCTCGGAGGATCCAAGCTCCTGAGCAGCCGTCCGGCAATCCTTGAGGCGCCCAAGTTCGCCGATTCACCACTCATGCCGGCGGTGCTGATCTGCCTCGGCCTGGCCGTGATGGCCGCCGAGATTGGCCTCGCAGCCGTCATCGGCGCCTTTCTGGCGGGCATGATTATCGCCGAAACTCGAGACCAGAACTCGATCGAGGCCGAGGTCGCGCCGCTTTACGCGTTCTTTGCTCCGTTCTTCTTTGCCGTCATCGGCGCGCAACTGGACCTCGGCGCGCTCGCTGACTACACGAACTTGGCGCTGCTCCTCGCGATCACGATCGCTGCGGTGGCGACGAAATATGTTGGCGCGTGGCTAGGTGGTGGATCGCTCAGCCGTCGAGACCGTGCGATTGTCAGCGTGGGAATGATCCCACGAGGCGAAGTTGGTGTGATCGTTGCGGGCCTTGGCTACTCGAAGGGCGCGATCGACGCCGACATCTTTGCCGTCGTGGTCGGCATGGCGATCCTCACGACTCTGATCGCCCCGTACATGATCCGGGCGGCGGCAAACAAGCAACCGGACGCCGAAACCTCAAAACCCTGAGGAGCCAAATCCGCCCTCGCCGCGAGTCGTGTCATCGAACTCGTCGACCTCGGCCCAGTCGGGAGCCGCGAAGGCGACGATCACCAGCTGCGCAATGCGATCACCGGGCTTAACCTCGTAGGCAGCTTCGCGATCCGTGTTGAGCATCAGCACCTGGAGCTCGCCGCGGTAACCGCAGTCGATCAAACCGGGCGTGTTCGTGAGGGTGATCCCATGCTTGTGCGCCAGACCCGAGCGCGGCAGGATCAATCCGGCATGGCCATCGGGAATGGCGACCGCCACGCCGGTGGACACCCTGGCACGAGCACCGGGCTCGAGGACGAGGCCCTTGACGGCATACAGGTCGCTGCCGGCGTCGCCAGCGTGCGCCTGGGTCGGAACGACCGCGTCGCTGTGGAGTTTCTTGAAACGGAGCTGCAAGGTGCGGCGAGATTACTCAGACGGTCGCGGGAACGCGAAAGCGCTCCATCCGAGCGGCCAGTGGAGCTGGCAGTTTTGCGATCACTCGGACGCCATCGCCGCGGTCTTCGCGGTGCAGGTCTGCGGCCTGCTGGTGCAACGTGTCGAGAACTTCGCCATCCTTGTATGGGACCAGCAGATCCACCTGCACGAGGCGGGCGGAGAGCTTGACGGCAATCGATTCGCGCAACTCGTCGAGCCCCTCGCCGGTTACTGCGGAAACGAGCGACGCACCCGGGAAGCGATAGAACAGCTCTTCTTTGCGCTCAGGCATGACGAGGTCGATCTTGTTCAGCACGAGGTGCGAGTCCTGCTCAACAACGCCGGTTTCTACGAGCACGTCGTCCACGGCCTGAATCATCTCTTTGAGATCGCCCTCTTCCATCGACGCGTCGACGACATGGAGCACCAGTTCCGCTGAGAGCGCTTCCTCGAGCGTTGCGGCAAACGCATCCACCACCTGGTGCGGGAGCTTGCGGATGAACCCGACGGTGTCTGTCATCAGCACTGTTCGTCCATCGACCTCGAGCGTGCGGGTGGTCGGGTCGAGGGTTTCGAAGAGTCGGTCACGTACGGTGACGTCAGACCCCGTGAGTTTGTTCAGCAGGCTTGACTTGCCGGCGTTCGTATAGCCCGCCAGAGCGACGGTGCCGATGCTCTTGCGTTCGCGCTCGCGCCTCCGCGTCTCACGCGCCAACTTGACGAGGTCGAGTTTTCTGCGCAGCGCGGTGATGCGGTCGCGCGCAAGACGACGGTCGGTCTCAATCTGGGATTCACCCGGACCCCTGGTGCCGATTCCAGCGCCGAGGCGCTCGAGGTGGGTCCAGAGTCCGCGCATGCGCGAAAGGTTGTACTCAAGCTGAGCGAGCTCCACCTGCAGCTTGCCCTCTGCGCTCTTTGCATGGCCAGCAAAGATGTCGAGGATGATCTCGGTGCGATCGACAACAGAGATCCCGACCTCTTCTTCGAGGTTTCGCGCCTGGCGTGGGAGCAGTTCGTCGTCGCAGGCGATGACGTTGGCGTTGTTCTCTTTGGCGAAGGCCTTCAGCTCGGCGATTTTGCCACTGCCGAAATACGTGTTCGGATCGGGAACGTCGCGTCGCTGAGTCATCTCGCCGGCAATCGCGACGCCCGCCGTACGGAGCAGCTCTCGCAGCTCAGCGAGGTCTGGTTCCAAAGGAGCAGAGGCAATGCACAACGCACGCTGCTTGGCGCGTGGGTTGACAATTCCTTCCCCGTATCGAGAATCTCGGCGTTCTTGCACTAAAGCCAGCCTACCCGCGCTGCGCGCGGACGGGTCTACTTCGCCAACGTTCCGCGCAGGCGCTCGACGGCTTCGGTGAGGCGCTGGTCGGGCGTGGTGAGCGAGATGCGGAAGAAGCCCTCGCCGCTGGCGCCGTAAGCACCGCCGGGAGAAATCACGACCGCAGATTCTTCAAGCACGTGCTCGCAGTAGGCAGCAGCGCTCTCGAATCCGCCCGGGACAGGCGCCCAGATGTAGATAGTTGCCTTCGGGCGCTTGACGTCAACGCCGATCTCGGCGAGCGCGTCACACACGAGGTCGCGGCGGCGCGCGTAGATTTGATTCATCGAGTCAACCGATGCCTCGGTGCTCTGGCTGAGCGCCTCGATCGCGGCGACCTGCACGGCCTCGAAATTGCCGGAGTCGATGTTGGTCTTCAGGCGCCAGTAGGACGCGATCGCTTCGGCGTTACCGACGATCGCAGCTGCGCGCCACCCGGTCATGTTGAAGCCCTTGCTCAACGAGAAGACCTCCACGCCGACTTCCTTGGCGCCGGGGGTCTCGAGGAAGCTGGGCGGCTTGTAACCGTCGTAGGCCGTTTCGGTGTATGAGGCGTCGTGGACCACGAGGATGTCGTTGGCCTTCGCGAACTGCACAACTTCAGCGAAGAACCCATCCGGCACGATCGCGCCAGTCGGGTTGTTCGGGTAGTTGATGAAGAGCAGCTTTGCCTTGGCCAACTTGTCGGCGGGAACAGCAGAGAGGTCCGGCGCGAAGTCGCGCTCAGGCAGAAGCGGCAGTAGCACCGGCTCGGCGCCAACGAGAATCGGACCAGCGGTATAGACCGGGTAACCGGGGTCGGACGCGAGCGCGACGTCGCCAGGGTCGAGGAATGCGAGGTTCAGGTTGAAAATCGTTTCCTTGGCGCCGATTCCTGGCATGACCTCGGTAGCCGGGTCAAGCTCGACCCCGAAGCGGCGCTTGTAGAAGTCCGCGACTGCCTCGCGGAAATCATCACGACCGCGGTTTGACGGGTACTGGTGCGTCCCGGGGTCGGCGACTGCGGACTGCATCGCTGCGACAACATTGTCGGGCGTAGGCATGTCCGGGTCACCAATACCGAGCGAGATCACGTCGATGCCGGCGGCCTTCTTGTCGGCGATCTTCCTTTCGAGTTCGGCGAAGAGGTACGGCGGGATCTGTTCAAGTCGTTTGCTCGGCTTCATGGGATCAGAGCTGCTCCAGTTCTGCGATGAATTCGGTGGTCAGTTCGCCGTCGAAAACGGGCACGGCCCACCCGGTAAGTGTGATGTGTAGGGCGTCTGAGATCCCTACGAGGAGAAGTCCGCCGTCGAGTTCGACATTTACGGGGCGCGGCATTCCGCGAAGATATGCGGCCACGGCCGCGCCGGTTGCGCCGGTTCCGGATGAAAGGGTCTCTCCCACGCCGCGTTCAAAAATCCTTGCGCAAATCACGTTCTTTCCGGTCTCAGTCCAGAACGAAACATTGGTGCGATTCGTAAAGCGCGAGTCGTTCTCGAGTGCGGGACCGATCGCTGGTAGGTCGAGCGCTCGAAGGGCCTCGAGTCCGCCGGGGATCTCGATCGCGCATTGTGGGTTTCCGATCGAGACGTGTTGAAATTCCATTTCAGTATCACCGACACTGATGAACCCTCGACCATCGCTCGGTCCCGCCGGGAAGTCCTTTGACGTCAGGCTGGCCCGTCCCATGTCGACCTCACATTGCGTCGACGAGACGATCTTCGGGCGGATAGTCCCGGCCGCGGTGCCCACGGCGAACTCATCGAGGTCCGTTGCGCCGGAGCGACGTAGATACATCACGGCCTCTCGCACACCGTTGCCAGAAAGCTCGGCCTCGGTCCCATCGGGGTTGAAAATCTTGATGTCCGCAACGAGTTCTGGATCGTCGCTTGGAGAGATCAGCAGAATCCCATCAGCGCCAACAGCGAAGTGGTACTCGCAGATGTGTTTGATTCGCCTCGGTGTGAGCTCAAAGGGCGCAGCATCGTGCTCAACGACCATGTAGTCGTTGCCGAGCGCCTGCCACTTCTGGAACTTCACCGATCACTCCTCATCGGCGCGGCAGTCTAATCGGTGAGCTTCGCGGCAATCTGGGCCGCGACCTCTGCCGGCGGCAGCTCGGTGACGTCGATGGTCGTCGCTCCGGCGAGCTTGTTGAGCCAGGTGAGCTGGCGTTTCGCGTACCGGCGGGTGTTGGTTTTCATCTGGTCGACGTCCCCCTGCAGGAGCTCCTCGAATCCCAGCGCCTGCCGCGCGGTTCGACCGGCGAGCGGTTCGGCTCCGCGGACTTCCTCGGCCGCGCCGCCCTCAACCATCTCATTAACGCGCTGCTCGATCCTGGCGTAAAGCGCTTCTCGATCCATAACCAGCGCGAAGAGGTGTGTAGGAACTCGCGCTTCCTCGGTCCAGAGGCGATTCTCATCGCGCTCGGCCGGATTGAGCCCTTGTTCGAGCGTTTCAAGAGCGCGCACCACGCGGCGCGCGTTCTTCGGATCCACCTCGGCTGCCAAGTCGGGCGCTTCACGCTCCAGGCGGGCGTATAGGGCCTCCAGGCCGTCCTGGTCGAGCTCAACCGCAAGTCGTTCGCGCACGCCCTCGCGGGGTTTTGGCATCAGGTCCAGCTCGGTCAGGGAGGCGCGGAGATAGAGGCCCGTGCCACCGACAACGATTGGACGCCGACCTTCCGCGCGTAGTGAGTCAATCTCGGCGTGCGCGAACTTTGAGTGAGTGGCGACGTCGTACTGGTCTGCGACGGAGATAGTGCCGATCAGGCGATGCTCGAGGGCACTGCGTTCGCTCGCGTCAGCTGCGCCGGTAAGGATTGGCAGCTCGCGATACACCTGCATCGAATCGACAGACACCGCGACCGGGTCCTCCCCACG from Solirubrobacterales bacterium includes:
- the hflX gene encoding GTPase HflX, with translation MALVQERRDSRYGEGIVNPRAKQRALCIASAPLEPDLAELRELLRTAGVAIAGEMTQRRDVPDPNTYFGSGKIAELKAFAKENNANVIACDDELLPRQARNLEEEVGISVVDRTEIILDIFAGHAKSAEGKLQVELAQLEYNLSRMRGLWTHLERLGAGIGTRGPGESQIETDRRLARDRITALRRKLDLVKLARETRRRERERKSIGTVALAGYTNAGKSSLLNKLTGSDVTVRDRLFETLDPTTRTLEVDGRTVLMTDTVGFIRKLPHQVVDAFAATLEEALSAELVLHVVDASMEEGDLKEMIQAVDDVLVETGVVEQDSHLVLNKIDLVMPERKEELFYRFPGASLVSAVTGEGLDELRESIAVKLSARLVQVDLLVPYKDGEVLDTLHQQAADLHREDRGDGVRVIAKLPAPLAARMERFRVPATV
- a CDS encoding class II glutamine amidotransferase, translated to MCRIFGTVSSDPISIRHELVEATNPMIRLSEDHDSGWGVCAYPQVGSAAPLSERFANSAHSDSRFDVATQLSGRIFNAHVRRATLGGVSSENTHPFEFGPYSFSHNGTVLGYRNLLRPGMGDPVGQTDSECFFMRLMSDFDPVDPVRSLRSTIAALVAGHTFSGLNFLFSDGLKLYAYKLGIFDLYWATRPGVALVASEPLTRERWHSVQQDVLLTLDPESPEDLIGERLLGDELVEVAQIQKLEPDASMRGAERGEWAANFALEVAHNPASTPA
- a CDS encoding alpha-hydroxy-acid oxidizing protein gives rise to the protein MNPNFGDFQLEIYLAGLNGAKPEHPMTFADLAARAEAALPTEIFSYVAGGAGNEHTQRHNVEAFDRYALIPRMLAGAADRDLSIELFGMKLPTPLLLAPVGVIGLCDPDGHGDQVTARASAATGVPMIASTLTADPMEDVAPLAGETPGLFQLYTPADRDLAASFVKRAEAVGYKGIIVTLDTQILGWRPRDLGLGSFPQLRGLCLENYFSDPIFRAKLEKSPEEDPMAAALHWALGFSDASLGWDDLAWLRSLTDLPLILKGICHPEDVHRAIDGGVDGIYCSNHGGRQANGGLAAIDVLADVVEAAGDAPVIFDSGVRAGEHVVKALALGATAIGIGRPYAYGLAAGGESGIVHVLRSLLAETDLLMAVDGYASIADLTPEALVKT
- the miaA gene encoding tRNA (adenosine(37)-N6)-dimethylallyltransferase MiaA, giving the protein MTALDVVALFGPTGIGKTSVAVALAEQLRERGEDPVAVSVDSMQVYRELPILTGAADASERSALEHRLIGTISVADQYDVATHSKFAHAEIDSLRAEGRRPIVVGGTGLYLRASLTELDLMPKPREGVRERLAVELDQDGLEALYARLEREAPDLAAEVDPKNARRVVRALETLEQGLNPAERDENRLWTEEARVPTHLFALVMDREALYARIEQRVNEMVEGGAAEEVRGAEPLAGRTARQALGFEELLQGDVDQMKTNTRRYAKRQLTWLNKLAGATTIDVTELPPAEVAAQIAAKLTD
- a CDS encoding LL-diaminopimelate aminotransferase, with protein sequence MKPSKRLEQIPPYLFAELERKIADKKAAGIDVISLGIGDPDMPTPDNVVAAMQSAVADPGTHQYPSNRGRDDFREAVADFYKRRFGVELDPATEVMPGIGAKETIFNLNLAFLDPGDVALASDPGYPVYTAGPILVGAEPVLLPLLPERDFAPDLSAVPADKLAKAKLLFINYPNNPTGAIVPDGFFAEVVQFAKANDILVVHDASYTETAYDGYKPPSFLETPGAKEVGVEVFSLSKGFNMTGWRAAAIVGNAEAIASYWRLKTNIDSGNFEAVQVAAIEALSQSTEASVDSMNQIYARRRDLVCDALAEIGVDVKRPKATIYIWAPVPGGFESAAAYCEHVLEESAVVISPGGAYGASGEGFFRISLTTPDQRLTEAVERLRGTLAK
- the dapF gene encoding diaminopimelate epimerase, with the translated sequence MKFQKWQALGNDYMVVEHDAAPFELTPRRIKHICEYHFAVGADGILLISPSDDPELVADIKIFNPDGTEAELSGNGVREAVMYLRRSGATDLDEFAVGTAAGTIRPKIVSSTQCEVDMGRASLTSKDFPAGPSDGRGFISVGDTEMEFQHVSIGNPQCAIEIPGGLEALRALDLPAIGPALENDSRFTNRTNVSFWTETGKNVICARIFERGVGETLSSGTGATGAAVAAYLRGMPRPVNVELDGGLLLVGISDALHITLTGWAVPVFDGELTTEFIAELEQL
- a CDS encoding glutamine amidotransferase, with the protein product MAGGPTLRVCVLYPSRMNIYADRGNTLLLQHRCEARGIGFELTASEAGEHVDPAAHDLFYIGGGQDSDQVRIAEDMRATKRAALASAADDGKVILAVCGGYQLLGEYYELSDRRRVEGLGIVDLRTVREPGERLIGNVIIEFDVDGSPRILAGFENHGGRTYLEPGCNPLGKVLKGHGNNGKDAHEGAHMNNVFGTYLHGPLLPKNAWFADHLTRLALGSDTELEPLEDGLESQAHASAIRAAGGNSNLAKLSK
- a CDS encoding cation:proton antiporter: MTIPFAAAADDVSAALLALFILLLAAKLGEEICRRLQQPVVIGEILAGTIVGSSVLGLVSIDTVLSVFAELGVIFLLFWVGLETKLGDIRSVGKSATLVGVFGVVIPVAVGIGGAFALGASTSTAVFVGAALAATSVGITSAILVELDLQGGPAGRTILGAAVIDDILALLILALAVGLASEGGISFDEIALLLGLSTLFLLFFGLGGSKLLSSRPAILEAPKFADSPLMPAVLICLGLAVMAAEIGLAAVIGAFLAGMIIAETRDQNSIEAEVAPLYAFFAPFFFAVIGAQLDLGALADYTNLALLLAITIAAVATKYVGAWLGGGSLSRRDRAIVSVGMIPRGEVGVIVAGLGYSKGAIDADIFAVVVGMAILTTLIAPYMIRAAANKQPDAETSKP
- the dut gene encoding dUTP diphosphatase yields the protein MQLRFKKLHSDAVVPTQAHAGDAGSDLYAVKGLVLEPGARARVSTGVAVAIPDGHAGLILPRSGLAHKHGITLTNTPGLIDCGYRGELQVLMLNTDREAAYEVKPGDRIAQLVIVAFAAPDWAEVDEFDDTTRGEGGFGSSGF
- a CDS encoding DUF1727 domain-containing protein, which codes for MESVSRVKLGAAKSIGAASRFSGRGGGTSLPGRVLLRLQDDAIARLSSELPRGAVVISATNGKTTTASLLASVLGRSRIPVVHNRAGANMAGGVATALLDATKKGQVQGEIGLFEVDEAWTARIVEQTQPSVLVLANLFRDQLDRYGELETLADSWQQMISVLPPETRVVLNADDPLLAGLGAGRENTLYFGLTDTSHAEPVPRHAADSKFCRVCGAPLEYDAVQLGHLGIYRCPNGDFARPEPQIAATKITTHGMDGSEFTISTPDGPIDAELPIPGLYNVYNAVAATAAAHALDLSAGAIAGGLAAARAVFGRVETLQIAGHSVALMLIKNPTGANEVLRTISEEAPPFDIWVALNDKIADGRDVSWIWDADFEMLAGKVRMITCSGTRAEEMALRLAYAGIDRSLIVVERAIERSFDAAVAEAVRAATPIFALPTYTALIELRTAIAKRGDAPTYWGG